A part of Salvelinus alpinus chromosome 23, SLU_Salpinus.1, whole genome shotgun sequence genomic DNA contains:
- the LOC139550355 gene encoding elongation factor 2b-like, which translates to MVNFTVDQIRAIMDKKSNIRNMSVIAHVDHGKSTLTDSLVSKAGIIAGSRAGETRFTDTRKDEQERCITIKSTAISMYYELGESDMAFIKQSKDGLGFLINLIDSPGHVDFSSEVTAALRVTDGALVVVDCVSGVCVQTETVLRQAIAERIKPVLMMNKMDRALLELQLEPEDLFQTFQRIVENVNVIIATYGEDEAGPMGAIMIDPVIGTVGFGSGLHGWAFTLKQFAEMYVTKFSAGKDTQLGSAERCKKVEDMMKKLWGERFFDPATGKFSKSNLGPDGKKLPRTFSQLVLDPIFKVFDAVMNFKKDETAKLIEKLDIKLDSEDKEKEGKPLLKAVMRRWLPAGEALLQMITIHLPSPVTAQKYRCELLYEGPGDDEAAMGIKNCDPKAPLMMYISKMVPTTDKGRFYAFGRVFSGCVSTGLKVRIMGPNFTPGKKEDLYIKPIQRTILMMGRYVEPIEDVPCGNIVGLVGVDQYLIKTGTITTFEQAHNMRVMKFSVSPVVRVAVEAKNPADLPKLVEGLKRLAKSDPMVQCIIEESGEHIIAGAGELHLEICLKDLEEDHAGIPLKKSDPVVSYRETVSEESEVMCLSKSPNKHNRLYMRAKPFPDGLAEDIEKGDVSPRQELKIRARFLADKYEWDVSEARKIWCFGPDGTGPNLLMDVTKGVQYLNEIKDSVVAGFQWAVKEGVLCEENMRAVRFDIHDVTLHTDAIHRGGGQIIPTARRVLYACQLTAQPRLMEPVYLVEIQCPEQVVGGIYGVLNRKRGHVFEESQVMGTPMFIVKAYLPVNESFGFTADLRSNTGGQAFPQCVFDHWQILQGDPQDPTTKTAIVVAETRKRKGLKEGIPALDNYLDKL; encoded by the exons ATG GTGAACTTTACAGTGGACCAGATCCGTGCCATCATGGACAAGAAATCCAACATCCGTAACATGTCGGTGATCGCTCACGTGGACCACGGCAAGTCCACGCTGACCGACTCCCTGGTGTCTAAAGCCGGGATCATCGCGGGGTCTCGCGCCGGAGAGACACGCTTCACAGACACTCGCAAAGACGAGCAGGAGCGCTGTATTACCATCAAGTCCAC GGCCATCTCGATGTACTATGAGCTGGGGGAAAGCGACATGGCCTTCATCAAGCAGTCTAAGGATGGGCTTGGCTTCCTCATCAACCTGATTGACTCACCGGGCCATGTGGACTTCTCCTCCGAGGTTACAGCCGCCCTTAGGGTCACCGACGGCGCACTGGTGGTGGTCGACTGCGTCTCAG gtgtgtgtgtgcagacagaGACTGTGTTGAGGCAGGCCATTGCTGAGCGCATCAAGCCTGTGCTGATGATGAACAAGATGGACCGGGCCCTGCTGGAGCTGCAGCTGGAGCCTGAGGACCTGTTCCAGACCTTCCAGCGCATCGTGGAGAACGTCAACGTCATCATCGCCACCTACGGAGAGGATGAAGCGGGACCAATGGGTGCCATCATG ATTGACCCTGTGATTGGTACCGTGGGGTTTGGGTCCGGCCTCCACGGCTGGGCCTTCACTCTAAAGCAGTTTGCTGAGATGTACGTGACAAAGTTTTCTGCCGGCAAAGACACCCAGCTGGGATCAGCAGAGAGGTGTAAGAAGGTGGAGGACATGATGAAGAAGCTGTGGGGAGAGAG GTTTTTTGACCCAGCCACTGGGAAGTTCAGTAAGTCTAACCTTGGCCCTGACGGTAAGAAGCTGCCCCGCACCTTCTCTCAGCTGGTCCTGGACCCCATCTTCAAG gtATTTGATGCTGTCATGAATTTCAAGAAGGACGAGACAGCCAAGCTGATAGAGAAGCTGGACATCAAGCTGGACTCCGAGGACAAGGAGAAGGAGGGTAAGCCCCTGTTGAAGGCAGTGATGCGTCGCTGGCTCCCGGCCGGAGAGGCTCTGCTCCAGATGATCACCATCCACCTGCCCTCCCCCGTTACCGCCCAGAAGTACCGCTGTGAGCTGCTCTACGAGGGACCAGGAGACGACGAGGCCGCCATGG GTATCAAGAACTGCGACCCCAAGGCTCCCCTGATGATGTACATATCTAAGATGGTGCCCACCACAGATAAGGGTCGCTTCTATGCCTTTGGCCGTGTGTTCTCTGGCTGTGTGTCCACCGGCTTGAAGGTGCGCATCATGGGACCAAACTTCACCCCTGGAAAGAAAGAAGATCTCTACATCAAGCCCATCCAGAG GACCATTCTGATGATGGGGCGTTACGTGGAGCCCATTGAGGATGTACCATGTGGGAACATTGTTGGTCTGGTTGGAGTTGACCAGTATCTGATTAAGACTGGGACCATCACCACATTTGAACAG GCCCACAACATGCGTGTGATGAAGTTCAGCGTCAGCCCTGTGGTCAGAGTGGCTGTGGAGGCCAAGAACCCTGCTGACCTGCCCAAGCTGGTGGAGGGACTGAAGCGTCTGGCCAAGTCTGACCCCATGGTGCAGTGTATCATCGAGGAGTCTGGAGAGCACATCATCGCCGGGGCCGGAGAGCTTCACCTGGAGATCTGTCTCAAGGATCTGGAGGAGGACCACGCTGGCATTCCCCTGAAG AAATCTGATCCAGTGGTGTCCTACAGGGAGACTGTGTCTGAGGAGTCTGAAGTGATGTGTCTGTCCAAGTCCCCAAACAAGCACAACCGTCTGTACATGCGGGCTAAACCCTTCCCTGACGGCCTGGCCGAGGACATCGAGAAGGGGGACGTCAGCCCCCGACAGGAGCTGAAAATCCGCGCCCGTTTCCTGGCTGACAAGTACGAGTGGGACGTGTCGGAGGCCCGTAAGATCTGGTGCTTCGGCCCCGACGGTACCGGACCCAACCTGCTGATGGACGTGACCAAGGGAGTCCAGTACCTGAATGAGATCAAGGACAGCGTTGTGGCTGGCTTCCAGTGGGCTGTCAAGGAG GGTGTATTGTGCGAGGAAAACATGCGTGCAGTCCGCTTCGACATCCATGACGTGACCCTGCACACGGACGCAATTCACCGCGGTGGCGGACAGATCATCCCCACGGCCCGCAGAGTGCTGTATGCCTGCCAGCTCACCGCCCAGCCACGACTCATGGAGCCGGTCTACCTAGTGGAGATCCAG TGCCCAGAGCAGGTAGTGGGTGGGATCTATGGTGTGCTGAACAGGAAGCGAGGCCATGTGTTCGAGGAGTCCCAGGTGATGGGCACGCCCATGTTCATAGTCAAGGCCTACCTGCCTGTCAACGAGTCATTTG GGTTCACCGCTGACCTGCGCTCCAACACGGGCGGCCAGGCCTTCCCCCAGTGTGTGTTTGACCACTGGCAGATCCTCCAGGGAGATCCCCAGGACCCCACCACCAAGACTGCCATTGTGGTGGCCGAGACCAGGAAACGCAAGGGGCTGAAAGAGGGCATCCCAGCCCTGGACAACTACCTGGACAAATTGTAA